One Danaus plexippus chromosome 3 unlocalized genomic scaffold, MEX_DaPlex mxdp_25, whole genome shotgun sequence genomic window, TTCGCCTTTTTTTTCCACCTATCGTCAGGTAGTCtcctgtgtgtgtgtgtgtgtgtgtgcgggCGTGTGTGCGTGTACCTGTCTGGGCGGAGTGCCGGAGTCGACGGCGGTGGCGACGAGGTGCAGCGTGTCGGAGCGCATGTTCCTGAGGGCGGGCGCGGACACGAACACGTCCCCGGCGTCGTCCACGGTGACGGCGGCGGCGTCCGGGCCCGCCACCTTCACCGACACGCGGTCCTCGGGGTCGCCGTCGTGCACGTGCAGGCGCCCCACCCGCACGCGGCCCTCGCCCGTCGGCCGCTCCACCACGAACGAGTACTGGGCGTGCTTGAACCGCGGCTCCCATTCGTTCACCGCCTCCACCGATATGTTGATGTGAGCCGTGTCGTTCTGTGAGACACACACGTGTTTAGATTCATATTCATTAAGTATGTGGTTACATgtatctgtgtgtgtgtgtgtataccGACCGTCCGTCCGTCGGTGACCATGACCTGGTAGTCGTAGTGTCTGACGAGCCGGTCCAGCGCTCGTCGCAGCAGCAGCTCGCCTGCCTCGCTGATGGCGAACTGCTGCAGGAAGCTGCGGTCCGATACGAAGTACTGCAGCGGCCCCTGACACACACGACACATACAACACCATACAGCGGACGGAGAGGATACCTCCCGCGACCCGACGGTGACGGTACCTGGCCCCGGGCCTCCAGCGACAGCAGCACGCTCCCGGGGGCGGAGTCCTCGCGCACCGACACGGAGTAGAGGCGCCGCGGGAACGAAACGGACCCGGAGCCGGCACGGGACACGGACAGGGTGGCCAGGGCGTAGCGGTCCGGGTTGTCTACCTGAGTGGCCTGGAACGAATAGAAGAGCGAGCGGCGCGGAGTGAGGTTCCGAAACAAAAAGTCTTTCTTTATAATGTAACACAGGaatgttacgtacgcgctacatattaaaaaataaaaaccagaAGATTCCCAACATCAAACAAGCTTTGGAATGGCATTACTGTCCTAGCATCGGGGCAATCaggtagtcttaggtataggttattagttttaatacgTACAAGTTCCGTAGTTGTCGTGGACCCTCCGGTTGCCgctctatataatattgatcgTCGCCGCGACCGCCAAGCTGCTACTTCCGGGAATACGAGATTCAGTCGCTTTGATAATTTTCTGTCGCGACCTGCCTGTACCACTATATTTATCCCGTACCTGTATGACGATGGTGGTGGGGAGGCTGGCCCGCAGCAGGTCGCCGGTGACGCTCAGCTCGCCGCTGTCCTTGTGCAGTCGGACTAGGGCGGTGTTGTTGTCGGCGGGAGAGGGGGAGGCTCGCACGCTGTACGTGACGGGAGCGTTGATCCCCCGATCCTGGTCGTGCGCCGCCACGGGCCCCGGGAACGTCTCGAGGATCGTACCCTGGAAGCATCATTGAACATCTCTCACAGTGAGCCGTGGCCGTTTCCACAGAGGGTGCCGGCGGGTGAGTACCTCCCGCGCGTCCTCGGGTATGACCGCGCTGTAGTGATCGTGTGTGAAGGTCGGGTTCTGGTCGTCGGCGTCCATGACGACGATGGTGAGGGTGGTGTCGTTGTGGCGGGGCGGGGAGCCGCCGTCCTGCGCCCTCAGAGTCACCGTGAGGTTGGTGGCGGTCTCGTAGTCCAGCGGCTTCCTCACCACCAGCGCGCCGTCCAGCTCGCTCGGGAACCCCACGTACTCCTGTCATGAGACACGTGGGTGAGTCGATCGACCGTGGTGCGAAGGACGGGCATTGCTCGTGTCGAGTGTGGTACCGACCGCGGCGGGTCCGGGCAGCACGGAGTATCTGACGGTGGCGTGCGGCCCGGGCTGGTCGGGGTCGTGCGCCCGCGCCGTCAGCAGGCGTGTGCCCACGGCGGCCAGCTCCGACACGCGCGCCCTGTACGGCGCGCCCGACCACGACGGAGCGTTGTCGTTGACGTCCCACACACGGACCGACACCGGGATCACGAAGCTCTGGACGAACgagctttatatattatatacatccCGTATAGTCTGTTTTGAGAGTTTCGACTCTCGGGACTGCTTcagattaataaattcatgGTAACAATAGAATTCAAGACGGACCGTACTTGAAACAGTTTAGCGTAAATATAATAGAGAACTGCAGTAAGTCCTGGGGAGGGACGTTCTGCGTCGCAGGTGATACCGACCGGGTCTGTGGTGTGTCGTCTGTCACATCGCACGTTGACGTAGACGCTGGAGGGTCCGGTCTTCTCCTCTCGGTCGAGGGCGCGGGTCAGGGTGACGTTCTTGGACCCCGGGACTAGCGCCACGGCCGGCTTGCGCTCCTGGACCCGAAGACTGATGTCGCCCTCATCACCGGGGTCACCGTTCACTGATAGTGTTCCTTAGAATTGGGAGATTACATCGTTTATCGCAATCGACATGAGTTCCAACGATCCTTACAAAACTCACCAATAATACTGCCGACCGGCGTGTCCTCGCTGATGAAGAAACTCTCCACGGCGCCACCGTTCATCAAATAACATCGACTATCTTGGAtagctgaaataaaatattatatatgtacctactATATactaacattacaaaaaaaaccaTGCACTCGGTGTATTAGCTAATTacttgcaaaatataaaagtgaacGCAACACGAAACTGACAACAATAAATCCGTGTCAATTAGTGAACAGACAAAGAGGAGTGGAAATGTGGAGCGAGACCAAGAGTTATATGAGACATAGACACGGCAACAATACATGTACATATGAAAACAGAAAATAGAGTGGCGACAAAGCAAAATGTAgagctattataatatattgatgatGTGAGGTAAGGACACATCGAACAAAGGGCTTCCGAACATACGACATCAAATACATTATACTGGCGTGTCACTTTAATGACTAATTAGCCGGTCCTAGAGGGAATCGGTGAGAGGAAGTCATGAATCGTATGTGACGTTATCATCACTTATAATGATGATGGGAACATTCAGAGGCTGCGGGGAAGGACGCATTGTTAAACACACCAGCAACTAGCTGGTGTGTTTAACACACATGACGTGCGTGTTACGATGgacataaaacaattacattgATCGGTTGTTCGAAATGAGTATTGAGACACGAGTGACATAGAGACCGATCTATCTGTTTCGACACCTCGCCGGCTCGGAACACCTCACGACGGCACAATCTGTCCGCGTGTGTCATTTTCCAGAGCATAACCAATCGTAATGGGGTCGATCTCTGAGTCTGAGCCGCTCGCCACGAACTATACGCTCACTGCTGCGTGATCGTAcgaaataataacttttatacagttacatattaaatataagtaaaacgtGCGGGACACGAAAGAGAAAACAGAATCTAATTCGTTCTGCCGTACTTAATATGGTGGAAAATTATCGCAATCGTTGTCGGTGAGGCGCTTCGTTTGTCAATCAGAGGAGCGGGCATTACTGACCGGACCCGAAACAAAAAACATGCTTCGTGATATTGTGC contains:
- the LOC116769547 gene encoding protocadherin-16 translates to METLLCLAVTLAAARPTLAQAIQDSRCYLMNGGAVESFFISEDTPVGSIIGTLSVNGDPGDEGDISLRVQERKPAVALVPGSKNVTLTRALDREEKTGPSSVYVNVRCDRRHTTDPSFVIPVSVRVWDVNDNAPSWSGAPYRARVSELAAVGTRLLTARAHDPDQPGPHATVRYSVLPGPAAEYVGFPSELDGALVVRKPLDYETATNLTVTLRAQDGGSPPRHNDTTLTIVVMDADDQNPTFTHDHYSAVIPEDAREGTILETFPGPVAAHDQDRGINAPVTYSVRASPSPADNNTALVRLHKDSGELSVTGDLLRASLPTTIVIQATQVDNPDRYALATLSVSRAGSGSVSFPRRLYSVSVREDSAPGSVLLSLEARGQGPLQYFVSDRSFLQQFAISEAGELLLRRALDRLVRHYDYQVMVTDGRTNDTAHINISVEAVNEWEPRFKHAQYSFVVERPTGEGRVRVGRLHVHDGDPEDRVSVKVAGPDAAAVTVDDAGDVFVSAPALRNMRSDTLHLVATAVDSGTPPRQSSVPLSVRVSPPAPTSPPGAASLLSSVGTSVCVSVSSLVLLAVLLLFLHRLRKKRQVKDKSSSSTLPEKTAPVSTSVSSVGTEGGPAVPGGPSGPGGSLQSVSAGASSILAASTTSLELHDKQTQPAGVPGLLSDHLAGGAGSAGRSGVAWPSATIPARVKQLSWEADETRPHTDGNMNLTVYF